A genomic segment from Colletotrichum higginsianum IMI 349063 chromosome 5, whole genome shotgun sequence encodes:
- a CDS encoding FAD dependent oxidoreductase: MSLRPLSLRSINGLGRARRGFSTTTPARADFTHVVVGGGAVGLATARALAQRPGTSTVLLERHGAVGTETSSRNSEVIHAGIYYGAGTLKTSLCIRGKELLYAFCRERGVGHANTGKWIVAQTAAQREALERVHNFCKHKIHVPVRWVGAEEARRLEPEVRAAAGVLESPTTGIVDSHGLMVALTGLFEDAGGVVALSSAVTAVTPLGDRGSAGWEVRVRDPATGEESAVTAEVLVNAAGLGAVDVHNMIVPAQERRAMYYAKGNYFSCAGSAPKVGRLIYPAPEPGAGGLGTHLTLDLAGRVRFGPDVEWVDSPDDLAVNGARLPGAVEAIKKYLPDLDESCLVPDYAGIRPKLEKLGAVAHGTGFHDFIIRKEDDYEGWVNLLGIESPGLTSCLAIAERVDEILYA; encoded by the exons ATGTCACTGAGGCCCTTGTCCCTGAGATCGATCAACGGACTCGGACGAGCCCGACGAGGGTTTTCCACCACAACCCCTGCGCGAGCTGACTTTACCCATGTC gtcgttggcggcggcgcggtagGCCTCGCAACAgcgcgcgccctcgcccagcgCCCGGGGACGTCGACGGTCCTTCTGGAGCgccacggcgccgtcggcacggAGACGTCGTCGCGCAACAGCGAGGTCATCCACGCCGGCATCTACTACGGCGCCGGCACGCTCAAGACGTCCCTCTGCATCCGCGGCAAGGAGCTGCTGTACGCCTTCTGCcgcgagcgcggcgtcggGCACGCCAACACGGGCAAGTGGATCGTCGCGCAGACGGCAGCCCAacgcgaggccctcgagcgtGTGCACAACTTCTGCAAGCACAAGATCCACGTGCCTGTGCGCTGGGTCGGCGCTGAGGAGGCGCGAAGGCTGGAGCCGGAAGTCagggccgcggcgggcgtgCTCGAGAGCCCGACGACAGGCATCGTGGACTCGCATGGCCTGATGGTGGCGCTGACGGGCCTGTtcgaggacgcgggcggcgtcgtggcGCTGAGCTCCGCCGTGACGGCGGTGACGCCGCTTGGAGACAGGGGCAGCGCCGGGTGGGAGGTGCGCGTCCGCGACCCGGCCACGGGGGAGGAGAGCGCCGTCACGGCCGAGGTACTGGTCAACGCCGCAGGGctgggcgccgtcgacgtgcACAACATGATCGTTCCCGCGCAGGAGCGGCGCGCCATGTACTACGCCAAGGGCAACTACTTCTCGTGCGCGGGATCGGCGCCCAAGGTTGGCAGGCTCATCTACCCGGCGCCCGAGCCCGGCGCTGGCGGGCTGGGCACCCATCTGACGCTGGATCTCGCGGGCCGCGTGCGCTTCGGCCCGGACGTGGAATGGGTCGATTCGCCTGATGACCTGGCTGTCAATGGCGCGAGGTTGccgggcgccgtcgaggccatcaagaagTACCTGCCGGACCTTGACGAGAGTTGTCTAGTGCCCGACTACGCCGGTATCCGGCCGAAGCTGGAGAAGCTTGGGGCCGTCGCACATGGGACGGGGTTCCACGACTTCATCATTAGGAAGGAGGACGACTACGAGGGATGGGTCAACCTGC